The Huiozyma naganishii CBS 8797 chromosome 3, complete genome genome contains a region encoding:
- the ATG26 gene encoding sterol 3-beta-glucosyltransferase (similar to Saccharomyces cerevisiae ATG26 (YLR189C); ancestral locus Anc_1.69), translated as MEKRIVGKLKGLQDITARIGGEVVSAPLKAADATVGASVRTSVSAVRGNTKDVVNLTKSGVLEGSARGEQTDMAKSKYMMKNIAGLLTTASVYAGMDESQDSASEVSSVSMGNPEDSRRLPGPPLEKRKPTLFELSVTPTGDTPSHTEQFALSGTVQLSEGEKCVYQSTAWLLKEVLVQGRLFVTTAQLIFYATLAKTSTSTVSMTGNLGMKSRLKGSTRYWCILRGPIFSMYSSSTDVYFPNMTVDLRNVEKIELGSKLDSGYVFKIIMRDKRTFKFVADSEYSAKNWFNELRRQHFTSNNLTTSDAESRSITLKVPLANILKLDDDKLINQFVALNLRALESNESFAVDDIVFMFFDNSGPRARQAILNQLKQLEEDGIELAYNKHIDEDYDKPATTPLLHSPPSDLSTQSLPQKRTGAKSKRKLSLTRLRSKSGSWFHKIGDSERPFQFPSKIEESIVIESHRFIGESPEIKNSLVSPISVNDTIDSLQEALILTEETDENTSKKRDKLTNKFKKVGEMWAAKPNHYANKSVKFPSKTGVCLIDGNELTRATESFQNHFELSEDQRLISTYYVYLNRNVPTYGKLYIGKDTLCFKSSIPGINTKMILPICDIERCYKEIGLRLGYFLLVLVIRNNNELTFEFSTKLCRDDAEQILSQLINLVSQRNLHGSPTLNSNGADNNQQMLTNNFIESNAESAKLKFFEDKFVGKGLNIPLLIDANSQYKVQIKPVKSYNIAALTIGSRGDVQPYIALGKGLIKEGHKFTIITHGEFQEFVEGHGISFIQIAGNPAELMALMVEHESMNIGLLKDASSKFSGWISSLLKSSWDACKDSNFDILIESPSAMAGIHIAEALQIAYFRAFTMPWTRTRAYPHAFIVPDQTRGGSYNYLTHMLFENVFWKGISGQINEWRVHSLGLEKTSLELMQQNKVPFLYNVSPTIFPPSVDFNEWVKVTGYWFLDENDTYVPPKPLTDFLIKARTLGKKVVYIGFGSIVVSDAKEMTKALVEAVVKADVYCILNKGWSERLNDKSAKDVEVELPDSIYNGGNIPHDWLFPQVDAAVHHGGSGTTGATLRAGLPTVIKPFFGDQFFYANRISDIGVGISLRKLNAETLFNALKEVTTNTKLREKAQIIGTQINKEDGVMTAINCIYSELEYARSLIVAKQSKETKLVTHATGTFKKTAETGTKSVAGAIQTLLPDGSHTDESWIVI; from the coding sequence ATGGAGAAGCGAATAGTAGGTAAGTTGAAGGGGCTTCAGGATATCACTGCTAGAATTGGCGGCGAGGTGGTCAGTGCGCCCCTCAAGGCTGCCGATGCGACCGTTGGGGCATCCGTGAGGACCTCAGTAAGTGCCGTCCGTGGGAACACCAAGGACGTCGTTAACTTGACGAAGTCCGGTGTACTGGAAGGCTCCGCAAGGGGGGAACAGACAGATATGGCCAAATCGAAGTACATGATGAAGAACATCGCCGGGCTGCTCACTACCGCTTCTGTGTATGCCGGTATGGATGAGTCGCAGGACTCTGCGTCAGAAGTAAGCTCTGTTTCAATGGGAAATCCAGAGGACTCTCGTCGCCTACCGGGACCGCCCCTGGAAAAGAGGAAGCCGACTCTGTTCGAGCTATCAGTGACGCCCACGGGGGATACGCCGTCACATACTGAGCAGTTTGCCCTTTCGGGGACTGTGCAGCTGTCAGAGGGAGAGAAATGCGTGTATCAGTCGACGGCATGGCTACTCAAAGAGGTGCTTGTCCAGGGCCGACTGTTTGTCACGACAGCGCAACTAATATTCTACGCTACTTTGGCGAAAACATCCACGAGCACAGTGTCCATGACCGGTAATCTGGGTATGAAGTCGCGTCTGAAGGGCTCTACAAGGTATTGGTGCATCCTGCGGGGCCCCATTTTCTCAATGTACAGCTCCTCGACGGATGTGTACTTCCCAAATATGACAGTTGATCTGAGGAATGTTGAGAAGATTGAACTAGGCTCGAAGTTGGATTCCGGTTACGTATTTAAGATTATCATGAGAGACAAGCGAACGTTCAAATTTGTCGCCGATTCAGAGTACTCGGCCAAGAATTGGTTCAACGAATTGAGAAGACAGCACTTCACCTCCAACAACCTAACGACCTCAGACGCAGAAAGTAGGTCgatcactttgaaagtgccTCTGGCAAATATTCTAAAACTGGATGATGACAAACTCATAAACCAGTTTGTGGCGCTGAATCTAAGGGCTTTGGAGAGCAACGAATCATTTGCCGTCGACGATATTGTCTTCATGTTTTTTGACAATTCAGGGCCCAGGGCGAGACAGGCTATACTAAACCAACTCAAACAGCTGGAAGAGGACGGAATTGAGCTAGCATACAACAAGCACATAGATGAAGATTACGATAAACCGGCTACCACACCTTTGTTGCACTCACCACCTTCTGATCTATCGACACAGAGTTTACCCCAAAAACGGACGGGagcaaaatcaaagaggaaactaAGTTTGACTAGACTGAGATCTAAAAGTGGCAGTTGGTTCCACAAAATAGGTGATTCAGAACGTCCATTCCAATTTCCGTCCAAAATTGAGGAGAGTATTGTCATTGAATCCCATAGGTTTATTGGTGAGTCTCCGGAAATTAAGAACTCATTGGTATCACCAATCTCTGTGAATGATACTATTGACAGCCTACAGGAAGCTCTGATATTGACCGAGGAAACTGATGAAAATACTTCAAAGAAACGGGATAAACTAACGAACAAGTTTAAAAAAGTCGGCGAAATGTGGGCGGCTAAACCAAACCACTATGCGAATAAGTCAGTCAAATTTCCAAGCAAGACTGGGGTTTGTTTAATTGACGGTAACGAGTTAACAAGGGCTACTGAAAGCTTTCAAAATCACTTCGAATTGAGTGAAGATCAGAGGTTGATCAGTACTTATTACGTCTATCTGAACAGAAACGTCCCGACCTACGGTAAATTGTACATCGGCAAAGACACGCTATGTTTTAAGTCATCCATCCCTGGGATAAACACGAAGATGATATTACCTATATGCGATATCGAAAGATGTTACAAAGAGATTGGGTTAAGGCTGGGTTATTTCCTACTGGTACTTGTCATTCGAAACAACAACGAGCTGACCTTTGAATTTAGTACGAAATTATGCCGCGACGATGCAGAGCAGATATTATCTCAGTTGATCAATTTAGTGTCGCAACGTAACTTGCATGGAAGTCCCACTCTCAACAGCAATGGTGCTgacaacaaccaacaaATGCTAACCAACAACTTCATAGAGTCCAATGCGGAAAGCGCTAAACTGAAGTTTTTTGAGGACAAGTTTGTTGGAAAAGGTTTGAACATCCCTTTACTAATAGATGCCAATTCCCAATATAAAGTCCAAATTAAACCAGTGAAGAGCTACAACATTGCGGCTTTGACCATAGGCTCCAGAGGTGATGTACAACCATACATTGCTCTAGGGAAAGGCTTGATAAAAGAGGGACATAAATTTACAATAATAACACATGGTGAATTCCAAGAGTTTGTAGAGGGTCATGGTATTTCGTTTATTCAAATTGCAGGTAATCCAGCTGAACTGATGGCGCTGATGGTAGAGCACGAATCCATGAATATAGGATTGCTGAAGGATGcctcttcaaagttttccGGCTGGATTTCTAGTCTTTTGAAGTCTTCCTGGGACGCATGTAAGGATAGTAACTTTGATATATTGATCGAGTCACCTTCTGCAATGGCAGGCATTCATATAGCCGAGGCTCTACAAATTGCTTATTTCAGGGCGTTCACTATGCCGtggacgaggacgagggCATATCCACACGCCTTCATTGTACCTGATCAAACCAGGGGTGGGAGCTACAATTATTTGACGCATATGTTGTTTGAGAATGTCTTTTGGAAGGGGATAAGCGGCCAGATAAACGAATGGAGAGTACATTCTCTTGGACTGGAAAAAACAAGTTTGGAGCTAATGCAGCAGAATAAGGTACCCTTTCTTTACAATGTTTCGCCCACGATATTTCCACCTTCCGTTGATTTTAATGAGTGGGTGAAAGTGACAGGATATTGGTTTCTAGACGAAAATGATACCTATGTCCCGCCCAAACCATTGACAGACTTTTTAATAAAGGCGCGGACACTTGGAAAGAAAGTTGTGTATATAGGGTTTGGTTCGATTGTAGTCTCAGATGCCAAAGAGATGACGAAGGCTTTGGTAGAGGCTGTCGTCAAGGCAGACGTTTAttgtattttgaacaaaggATGGTCGGAGAGATTGAATGACAAATCAGCAAAGGATGTGGAAGTAGAACTACCGGATAGTATTTACAATGGAGGAAACATTCCACATGATTGGTTATTCCCTCAAGTGGATGCAGCAGTTCATCACGGTGGTTCAGGAACCACTGGTGCTACATTGAGAGCAGGCTTACCAACCGTAATCAAACCCTTTTTTGGTGACCAGTTCTTTTATGCAAATAGAATATCGGATATTGG